TCATTACCGGTGCATCTAGTGGTATCGGTGCCGCCACCGCCAAAGTTTTAGCGAAAAAAGGTGCCAAAGTGGTCCTCGGCGCCCGCCGCGCGGAGCGTCTAAATGAATTAGTCGCAACGATCACCGCTACCGGTGGCCAAGCCATCGCCCAGGTCACTGATGTTACAGATCAAAAACAAGTTCAAGCTTTGGCTGACTTGGCGGTGGCTAAGTTTGGCCGCTTAGACGTGCTGTTTAATAATGCCGGCTTGATGCCGCTATCCGAACTGCATTTGCTGAAAGTCGCGGAATGGGAACGAATGATCGACGTCAATATTAAGGGCGTGCTATACGGCATTGCTACGGCGCTACCGATCATGCACCAACAAGGCGGTGGGCAGATCATTGCCACTGATTCGGTTGCTGGTCACTTCGTACATCCCAATACCGCTGTTTACGCCGGCACCAAGTTTGCCGTGCGCACGATCATGGAAGGTTTACGCCAAGAAGAAGGCAAAAATCACATTCGCGCCATGATCGTTTCACCAGGTGCTGTTGAAACTGAACTATATTCAACCATCACCGATCCAGCGGTACGCGAAAACACTTATCATAACGAACGTTCCTATGGATTAAAAGGCATCGACGTTGCAAATGCAGTCGCCTACGCGATCGACCAACCAGAAAACGTTAGTATCAACGAAATTCTATTGCGGCCGACTGAACAACCGCTATAATTTAAAAGCCGCCAGTCAGTTAAATTATTACACTGACTAGCGGCTTTTGTGTTTACTGCGACTGGCATTACTCATCATTTGGTGGCCAACCATTGCGGGATCAGCCGCTCGTATTCAGCTAGCAACTGTTCCTGTTCCACAAACTTACCGAACACTTGCAGTGAATCCATTTCCGTTTGATAAAGTGGTGTCGTCACTTGTAATTGCCGTGTGCGTTGCGGATCTTTTTTGCCGTATAAGGCCAGCCAACTAGCGACATCCACCGGTTGCTGCAAGGCCGCCACCACTTCGATCGGCGTTTGCTGTAATAATTGATAAAAGTGATCCGCCATTTGAATGCCGCGGCTATCCAAATCGCCGCTGTAGGCAAACTGAACCCCACGCTGTTCTAGGCGTTGGATCAAGCTGACGTAGGTCGGATTAAAATCATTGCCGCCTTGGGCGATCAGCGGCCAGTCGGGATGGCGCTGCAACAATAGCACGAACACACCATTATTTTCGATCACCACCGCCCGCTGATTGACCAACGGATGATCCTGCATCGCCGCCGCTTGCCAAGGATTGAGCGTCAGCGGCTGCGGTAATTCGGTTTTAAATAAATTAGCGCTGGTAAAGGCCATTCCGATCAGGCGCGCCGATAATTCATTTAGCGGTGCCCCGGCAAAATAATGGCGCAATACCCAGTGATAGTAAGCAAATAAAGGTGGATCAGCTTGCGGATCATTTAGCGTGTGGGCGGTTAGGCCAAGCGCCACCGCTTGTTGCGCGCGCGGCGGTAACTTTTGACCGCTGGCGATGGCGGCAAATAGCGGCGTTAACTGTGCAGCATTGGCCGGGGCTGGGTGCCCGGTAGCTTGGGCATAAGCTTGTTGATAATCAGTCATCAGTAGCACCCTCATGCCAGCTCAGCACCGGCAAGACTTGATTTTGATAGAAGCGGCCGTCATCTTGCTGCGGTGGCGCGATCACTTCGTAAGCCACGTTGGCAACACCGTCGGCCAACAGCTTATTCTGCGCGCCACTAGGCATGGTGGCAATAAAATCAAAGCCAAAATTAGCGATCGTTTTGGCGAATGATTTAGCGGTTTCTGGATCCAATTTATCGGCAAATTCATCGAACATGACCAGATACGGCACATCCGGTAAGCCACTGCGTTCCAGCAGCATTTTTGGTACTAGTAGTAGCGGCAGCACCATGGCTTGCGCTTTTTCGGCGCCGGAACCACCAGAGCGGACAAACTTATCATCGACTTCTTCAAAGTCATCGACCCCACTTTGGCGGCGTTTGATCAGCACGTGAAATTCTGACCAGCGCCGGGTATCAAGAAATTCTTGGGCCGCCTGCATGAACGCCGCATCATCATCAGCGATTTCCGCTTTATTGGCTAGCATCTGCAGGCGGTCGCGAACTTCTTTTTCCAATGCCGGTCGCTGGGTGGCAAAGGCATCACAAGCTTCGGTGATCACCGCCGCACTGACTTCAGTCGGGCGCAATTCAATTTTTAATTTGATCCCTTGATCACTGGTCAAGCCAGCAGCCAAAATCCGATTGTAGTCGGCGATCACTTGATACTGATCCGCGATGCGTTCGACCGCCGCCGCCAAATAAGTATCCTGCGCCAATTGATTGCCGGTCTTTAATTCCGCAACTGCCTTAGTCACGCTAGCCAATTCTTCAGCTAGCAAAGTTTCGACGTGGGGCAAATCAAAAGCTAACGTAGTCATGTCATGGGCGACCACGCTACCTTGGCGCATGGCACTGGCGATTTGCTCATAGCCACGCTCGGCCAGTAACGTATCCAGCGCGTTGCGATCCAGCCCATTTTGATCACTGCGGTGGACTTGGCGGCGAATCCGTTCGGCAACTTCATTATAGGCGCCGTTCCGCACTTCACTACCGTGGGCGCGGACAAACGTATTGACTTCATCAACGGTGGTCAACGTGACTGCCGCTGGTAAATAAGGCACTAGCACCGTCAGCATGGTTTCGATCTGCGTGGTCAAAGCCGCCAATTGCGCGGCTTTACTGGCGACCATTTTTTCCGCCGCAGTTTGTTGGCCTTGTTCCTGACCTTTGGCGGTTTCTAAATCTAGCTTTTGTGCACCTAAGTCAGCCACTGCTTGCTTAGTTTCCGCTAATTTAGCCGGCAATTCTGGATCGACCACTAATTGTGCGTGCTGTTGTTGCCAAACCTCGATTTGCTCACGAATTGCGGCTGGGTCAAAATCAACTTCCATCCCCGAGCGGATCAAATCAATATTTTCCTGCAAATTAGCCTGTGCTTGCTGGGTTGCAGCCTGTTGTTGAGTCAAGCTTTGCAATTGAGTTACGATTGCGGCCAGTTGCTTTTGCTGCTGGGCCAAGTCGGCTAATAAGTCACTTTGCGCCAAGCTGACTTTCAGATCCGGATGCGCGGTCAGCAATGCCGCTTGTTCAGTTTTTAATTGCTGAAATTGACTATTCATTTGCGCGGCGCCGGCTTCATGAATTGATTGGTTATCTTGTTGTAAGCCTTCACGCAAGCGATTGCCACCAAAAGGCCCCTGCACCCGGTGATCAATACTGTCCGCCATTTGGTTTTGCATGGTGCCGACGATCGCCACGTCAGTCGAAATAGTTTCGGCTTGTTGCTGCAAATTACGGTACTGCGTCAATTGCCGCCGCAAAGCGCGGACATAATGGGCCATTTGCTGCACCATGGTAGCCAAACTGGTTTCCGCTAGTACCTGGCTTAATTCGTGTAACTCTGCGCTGTGGGCATTCAGCTTGATCTGTAGCGGTGCCAGCGCAGTTTGGCGTACGTTTTTTTCTTGTTCAATAAGCTGGGTCAATTTAGTTTGGCTGACGGCGAGATCTTGTTGCCGCTGGCTTAATTGGGCTTGCGCCTGCTCATATTGAGCTAAGCGATTTTGCGCACCCTTGATCTGATCAGCCAAACTTTGCCGCTGCTGGACGATCACTTGCTGTTGCGCCTGCTTTTGAGTCAACTGCTGTAATTCAGTTTGGAAATCAGTTAGCCGAATCACTAGAAATTCCAGCTGCTGGCTGTACTTAGCCACTTGAGCTTCGGCGCGGGCGGCGTTTTCTTTTTGCTGCTCGAACTCCACATGATTAGCAGCGTAAACACTTAATTTAGTTTCATTTAAATGATTTAGATCAGCCCAAAAGATGGCGCTTTTGATTTTCTGCAACCGGCGCTGTCCGTTGGCGATCCGCTGTAACAAGCCGTTTTTGCGATTGACTTCACGTTGGACGCCGGCTGCAGCTTGGATCACTTCCCGGTCAATACTGGCTTGCGCTTCGCGTAAGGCGGCCTTGATCGGCGAAAATTTAGCGTTGCCGCCAGTCAGAATCGGCGATGCCAACAGCCGATAAACATTAGCTAACTGGCTTAATTCCTTTTCGCTACTAAAGCCATAAACGTGGGTCGCAACGAATTCGCGGTAGGCATCCGCTTTTTTGAAGACGGACAATTGCTGGCCTAAAGCTTGATTGGCGGCCACAAATGCAGCTTCAGTCAAGCTGGCACCCTGCGCATCAGTGGTGATCACCGTCAGCGGCGCCTTGGCTTCACTAATGGCCACAAACCACCACGTCGTCCCGCCGACACCTTGCGTCCGTTGCGCGCCGATCCCGAGAATCACCTGCCGTTGCGGACTGCGTAACTGCAAATAACTGTAGCCAGTCCGCACCTTCATCGCGCCCGGGCCCCAACCCAGCAGCATACTTTCAAACGTCCGCGTGTCCTGCTGACTATTGCGTACCCGCGTCGATTGGGCAACTTTTTCCGTATCGCGGGCAGCGTTAAATGATGGCGTGGCGATCGAGCCATCGATCAGCATCGGAAAAAAGCAATTCGCCAACGTCGTTTTACCCGCGGCATTTTCACCGACTAAGGTGAGATTACCTAATTTCGACGTGGTTAAATCTAAGCGCACATATTTATTAAAATTACGTAAATGGTAGCTAACTGGTGTTAATTGCATGCTCATTTTTCCTCCGTTGTGGCTTGGACACTGAAACGCTGGGCGATAGCGGTCGGCAAAACGTTCTGCCCTGCTTGAAGCGCTAAGCCATTGTCAAATAAAGCCGCGCGCACCTGCCCCACGGCCACTTTTTGCGGTGACCCAAATAGTTGCGCAACGACTTGATGAATGCGCTGATTCAGTTGATCTTCCGGTAGCCCCGCACCCAGTGAGCGCGCCACCGCTAAAGCCACCGTGTACGGTCGGGCTGTGATTTGCTGACGCTGGCGATCCAACAATAACGCATAATCGGCGCCGACTTCCAGTTCAAACCGTTGTAACTGGGCCCACTGCGCAGCGATCACTTGCCGCTTCGCCACCAATATCGGCCATAAAGTCGGCGTGGTTTGCGGGCTTAAAAATGGCTGTAACAACAGCGCTTGATTGACCTGCTGCAATTCAGTCAACGCTGGCTTTTTGACTTGGGCTTGCAAGTAATCAACTAGATTACGGGCGAAGCTGGCAAAATCAGGACTGACACTCCAATATTCGTCAATGATCGCTTCCTGATCGCTGGCCGCTTGCTCCAAGCGTTCGGGCGTCAATAGTT
This is a stretch of genomic DNA from Loigolactobacillus coryniformis subsp. coryniformis KCTC 3167 = DSM 20001. It encodes these proteins:
- a CDS encoding SDR family oxidoreductase, yielding MSIENKVVIITGASSGIGAATAKVLAKKGAKVVLGARRAERLNELVATITATGGQAIAQVTDVTDQKQVQALADLAVAKFGRLDVLFNNAGLMPLSELHLLKVAEWERMIDVNIKGVLYGIATALPIMHQQGGGQIIATDSVAGHFVHPNTAVYAGTKFAVRTIMEGLRQEEGKNHIRAMIVSPGAVETELYSTITDPAVRENTYHNERSYGLKGIDVANAVAYAIDQPENVSINEILLRPTEQPL
- a CDS encoding SbcC/MukB-like Walker B domain-containing protein — encoded protein: MQLTPVSYHLRNFNKYVRLDLTTSKLGNLTLVGENAAGKTTLANCFFPMLIDGSIATPSFNAARDTEKVAQSTRVRNSQQDTRTFESMLLGWGPGAMKVRTGYSYLQLRSPQRQVILGIGAQRTQGVGGTTWWFVAISEAKAPLTVITTDAQGASLTEAAFVAANQALGQQLSVFKKADAYREFVATHVYGFSSEKELSQLANVYRLLASPILTGGNAKFSPIKAALREAQASIDREVIQAAAGVQREVNRKNGLLQRIANGQRRLQKIKSAIFWADLNHLNETKLSVYAANHVEFEQQKENAARAEAQVAKYSQQLEFLVIRLTDFQTELQQLTQKQAQQQVIVQQRQSLADQIKGAQNRLAQYEQAQAQLSQRQQDLAVSQTKLTQLIEQEKNVRQTALAPLQIKLNAHSAELHELSQVLAETSLATMVQQMAHYVRALRRQLTQYRNLQQQAETISTDVAIVGTMQNQMADSIDHRVQGPFGGNRLREGLQQDNQSIHEAGAAQMNSQFQQLKTEQAALLTAHPDLKVSLAQSDLLADLAQQQKQLAAIVTQLQSLTQQQAATQQAQANLQENIDLIRSGMEVDFDPAAIREQIEVWQQQHAQLVVDPELPAKLAETKQAVADLGAQKLDLETAKGQEQGQQTAAEKMVASKAAQLAALTTQIETMLTVLVPYLPAAVTLTTVDEVNTFVRAHGSEVRNGAYNEVAERIRRQVHRSDQNGLDRNALDTLLAERGYEQIASAMRQGSVVAHDMTTLAFDLPHVETLLAEELASVTKAVAELKTGNQLAQDTYLAAAVERIADQYQVIADYNRILAAGLTSDQGIKLKIELRPTEVSAAVITEACDAFATQRPALEKEVRDRLQMLANKAEIADDDAAFMQAAQEFLDTRRWSEFHVLIKRRQSGVDDFEEVDDKFVRSGGSGAEKAQAMVLPLLLVPKMLLERSGLPDVPYLVMFDEFADKLDPETAKSFAKTIANFGFDFIATMPSGAQNKLLADGVANVAYEVIAPPQQDDGRFYQNQVLPVLSWHEGATDD
- a CDS encoding DUF2399 domain-containing protein; this translates as MTDYQQAYAQATGHPAPANAAQLTPLFAAIASGQKLPPRAQQAVALGLTAHTLNDPQADPPLFAYYHWVLRHYFAGAPLNELSARLIGMAFTSANLFKTELPQPLTLNPWQAAAMQDHPLVNQRAVVIENNGVFVLLLQRHPDWPLIAQGGNDFNPTYVSLIQRLEQRGVQFAYSGDLDSRGIQMADHFYQLLQQTPIEVVAALQQPVDVASWLALYGKKDPQRTRQLQVTTPLYQTEMDSLQVFGKFVEQEQLLAEYERLIPQWLATK